The sequence GACTTCCCCTTACTCTCCCGCAATGAGTGGGGTCAATCAAGATTCTGTGGGCCAAGGAGAGCAGATAGCTTCCCGGGATGAACGCATTTCTACTCCTGCAAGTCGAACTGGGCTTTTGTCAGACTGCAGAAGACGAAATGCTGGCAAGCCAATGTTCACTTTTAAGGAAGCACCAAAAGTATCACCAAACCCAGCACTACTAAACCTCCTCAACAGAAATGACAAGAAGTTGGGTTTTGAGTCAGGGCCTGAGGAAGACTACCTTAGTCTTGGGGCTGAGGCTTGTAATTTCCTGCAGTCTCAacgaaataaacaaaagaatcCTCCACCGGTGGCTCCAAAGCCTGTGATCAACCCCAACTCTCCTCCATGGTTCCCACCGATAGAAGTGAGCAACCAGGACATGCCTCAACAAGCTGAAAATAGTGTATCCACACCTGCTGTAGCCCCCACCACAGAGACTACACTTGCTCCAGAACTAGAGCCAAACCCTGCACCTGCCTCTGAGCCCTCTCCCCCTCCTGCCCCCCAGAAAGCTCTTGCCAGCGCCACCACAGAGGAACAGTGCCCATGTACTCTCCCGGAGCCTGAATCTCAACAACAGCTTCTGCAAGTGACAGCTCAGGAAAATGGTCATATGAATTCTATCCTGCAACCTGAGCCTGCTCCGGTGACTAGCTGGGCTcaagcacaaacacaaccacaacaacaggcATCTAACAATTCTTGGCATCCAGCTCAAGTGCAGCCCCAGGAACCACCTCAAAGTCAGTCCCCACCACAGCCACCTTGGGTGACGCGTCATCCTACTCAGACCCAAGCACTGCCTCAAACCCCCACAAATAATTGGACCCCTCAAATTCAGCCATCCTGGAGTCAGCATCAAGAGCAAGCACAAGCCCAGACACATGCTCAGCCATCATGGAACATGCGTCAAGAGCAACCCAAGTCTCATCCACAGGCCCAGCCACCCTGGACACATTCTCATGAGCAGCCAAATCTGCAGCAAATGCAACCAACTTGGGGTCAACTTCAAGAACCAATGCAGCAGCAGCCCCAGGCACCTTGGGCACAGCCATCACAAACAGAACATCAGCATCAACCACCATGGGTGCAACCCTTGCAAAAATCCCAAGTGCAACCTCCTTGGGCTCAACAGGTCCAGCCAGAATCCCAGCCACAGCCACCATGGGTTCAGCAACCACAGCATCAGGCTCCACAACAAGCATGGCCACAGGCCCAGGCACCAGGTCAGCCTCAAACATCTTGGGTCTCAGTTCAGCCTCAACAGCAACCCTCAAATAATGCATGGCCTCCATCACAAACTCAAGTTCAGCCACCTTGGATCCAAGCAGCCCAAGCACAACCCCCAGCGCCGCCTCAAGCAATTTTAAACCCATGGCCACCAGTACCTGCCCAGGCTCAGTCCCAACCATCGTGGGCCCAGCACCCTTCAGAACATGGTCAGACACCAATAAATTCTTGGGCCCAAGAGCAAAACCAGGCCCAACAGCAACCACCTTGGGCTCAACCAGTTCCTCCCCAGCCCACACCACAGCCAAACTGGCAACAGTCTACTTCAAAGACTCCACCACAGCCACCAATGAATGCATGGCCTCCACCTCAGGCACAACCTCAGACACCTGTGGATGCCTGGGTACCACAGTCAAAACCAACCCCTGTGAATGTTTCCACGTCAATGGTGAACACTCGTCCCTCTCCAAAACCTTGGCATTCGCCACAAAATGCCCCACAAAACCGGACCCCTCCGACTCCACCACAGCGAATGCACTCTTTTACCATTGGTCAACGAGCTTCATCACCTATCAACCCAATGGCCACGGTCTTAAACCCATCATCCCAAGGTTCAGCTTTTGAGATGCCAGCTGTCAGAGGGAAAGGAGCTGATATGTTCGCCAAGAGGCAGTCTCGTATGGAGAAATTTGTTGTGGACTCTGAGACTGTGCAAGCAAACAAGGCAAGCCGGTCAACATCACCAGTTGCTTCCTTACCAAATGAGTGGAAATATACACCCAACGTACGTGCTCCTCCTTCACGGGCATATAATCCTATTCAGTCCCCTTCTTATCCCCCAGCAGCAACAAAGCAGCCCCCTCCAAGTAGCCCTTTAACCAAAGCAAAGACAAAAgccaaagagaaacaaaaacctGCTCCTAAACCCCTCAGTGTTGTAGATGTTATGAAGCATCAACCCTATCAACTCAATTCCTCACTTTTTACCTTTGGCCCAGCAACAGAGGCTGCCAACCCCCCTGAACCTAAGCCTGACATTTCACCTCCTAACCCACCTGTTGAAAACCAAACAATTACATATGAGCAAATGGCCCCCATTCAGCCAGTTGGACCCTATAACGTCCCCAGCCCCCAATACCCCCAGCAAGCCTATGGAATGCCCATGCAGCCTATCATGCATGATGGCCACTACCAGCAAAACCCAGCTAATATTTATCCTCACCCCAACCCATATCAACAACCCCCTGGTGGTCCATACCAGCAGGCATATAACCAACAGTTTCAGCAACCTCTCCCACCTGCTTATAATCCCCAAGCTCCTCAGTCTCCAAACCCTACCTACCAACAGGCACCGCAGGCCCCTTACCCACCAGCTAATAGCCCTCCCTACCTGGCAGCTCCCTCAGTACCTTACCAGCCACAGCCTCCCAGTAGCTATGTTGTTCCTTGTTTTCCTGTAGCTGCAAGGCCTGAATCTGTATCTGGTGGCAACACTGTAGCTGCTCCTAAACCTAAGTTTACAGCTAAAAAGAGCTCAGCTCAGGTGTGGAAACCTACAGCAGTTGATAAAGAGTGATTCTGGTAGAATCATGACATCTTTTGTGTCTGCTTGAGTCAATGGGTTGGTCCTCTTGCCATCCACTGCTAAGTGGACTATTTTGAGCACACAAACTTTCTTTTGCAATGAATATCTTCCCATACACTTGTTCGTTTTCAAAGTATTAAGAGCTAATGTGAAGTTTAGTACTACAGAATTAAGAACATACGAATAAGATTGGGATGGGAAGTTTATCTTAGCAGAAATTAATGTTACATGTTTATGAAGCGTGTACATGAAGAAAATTATGCCTATGGGTACTTAAAAAATCACTATAATGTGTAATTGTATGTAAAGTAATCTAAAGTGTTGGCAATATAAGAATGTAGGGGAGCATGATAGTAAGAATTGAAAGAAAGGaatgagagaaaacagaaaTCATGAGTGAATGGTAGCAGACAGTGACAACAGGAATTTGATTtttgaaaagaaggaaatgctTAATGTGTCAAATTTGAGTTGACAAACAAACTTATTAACAgacaaaacaactaaaatacaataaaataataaggtAAAGGAATATAGTAAAAATAAAGTAGTGAGGTAGAAGGTTACCAACCAGAAGACTAAATTTGCAATGCGACAATCTGTACAGAGAGTATGTAACAACTCTGGAGTTTCATGTAGGTTTCAAGGCTGGAGGACATAGCAATACTCCTTATAAAAAGTAACAACTCGCCCTAACTTTCTTCAACATCAAATGTTGCATTAGTAAACAATCTATTCTTCAGTGGTTCTCCCCAGTCTCTTTTCCACAGCAACTTCTTAAGTGggttagttttattttaaactttttaccAGCTGTTGCATCATGTTAGGTACTATATTTAAACTGCTTCGTGAAAGGGAGGGCTGGGGTCCAGAGATAGTAGGCTTACATTTCAACTCAAGCCAGTGAAAGCAACTGTATCTCAGACCCCAGTTGTATTTTCCCTGATAACAGAGAAATATATAGTattacatacatccatacatcttctcttgtattttgtattttataaatagATGATAAATGATATTCAAAAGAAGAATTATTGAAAGGATAACCAGCCCAGTAATTTtcacaaatatattttggaACAGGGCTGCTTTtgttcttaatgtttttttcttatttctttttctttgtgtgtttctcttcATAGTGCACTTCCTGTATCATTCACTGCAGTATCATTAAAATGTCTTTCATCCTTGGTTGgctttcctttcttttgtccTTTTAGCATGCTTTTGGGTTTCTTCTATTTTGAGCCCTTTTCCTTTCATCTTGCTAAATTTCACTACTGTTCTACCTCTACTATAAATATTGAGTTAGTCTATATTGGTTCAGACAAAACATTCCGCCATGAATCAGTTTTTACTCAAGTATCATCACGTTAGACTAACTCTTATACCTACTATAGGCTTTTTTGCAAAGGCAGTGGTTAAAAAATCAGCTTCAACAATGAAACCAAATACAGTTTATACTCTATGAAGAGCTTGTTACATCAGCCAGAAACACCTCATTATCCAAATCATCTACTTTTATAGCAGTTGAGGTGAATGCTTAAAAAGCACATTCCTGCAAAATGACTAAGTGATGAGGCATTCATGAGGGGTATCATTAGACTGGTGACTTCAATGAACAACCTCATTGGACAATTCTGGAGGTCAAGTGAGTGGGCCCCTGCTGAAATATATATCCATGTTGAGTCATGCATTTTCAGAGAAGGTAGATATTTGTTAAGTGgaagttataatattttatagTGTCCTTGTTTACCAAATTTCTGCAGTTACTAAAGCGCATGCTTTTCTTATCTTTATCTCAGCCATACTTGTTTATTAGTGCACCCCGAAGAAAATTACATTGTAATATTTGTGTCacacatgcatttatttatttatgcaataaaatggaaatataacAGAGACAGTTAACATTCACTCTAGGTTCAGAGACCACACAATATTGGTTTAGTTACAATGTTTAATCTATGCTGATACAACTAAACTTTGGTATCCACTTATATGTAGGATCTATGTTTTATTCAGACTAAGGCAGGAAAGAGTTTCTACATACCTATACATATTAACTCTTTTATAGACCCGGGACCTCAAAGAAAACCACACCATGTCCTTatcataaataaacataaacagaCAAAATCTCTCTGAAATTAAAAGCTTCTGAACGCATAGCACGGAAACCAACTCTTAAAGCCTGATCAGCTCCATTTCTgagatactgtatatgttaaagTTGTCAGAATAGCAGCATGGTGATAGACACTGACAATGTGTATGTAACAATAAAGCACCTTTACCTTTAGACAATGTAAGGCGTATACACTAAATGGttatagaataaaaatatatcCGTAGATCACCTACTAATCTATTCATCCCTTCTTGTGTCTGCGATAATCCAGGATAACACTGCCAACGGCATACAGGCCTATCAGATACCTGAGTCAGCAGATAATGTGTTCCCTCCTTACTCATTTagcttcatttttctttttatgacgGCACTCTCGTCTATTCTGTTTTTTCATTGTTGCCATATCTTGCTATCTTACACATCTTTTACCAGATGATGGCAGCACTGCTTTTTCTGCATGTCTGCCACAGCTAACAAAATGTATTGTCAGAGACGATGAACAGTACAGAGGTGCTTTTTGTCCCTGCATAACCCTTAGCTGTCTTGGCATCCTAATGAAGATGTTAGTGTTGAACATTTAGAGGTTTCGCCGTCTCATTGTCATACATTCAAAGTGTGGCCGTAAAGCAAAGCTGGATCTGGCGTATTCTGGGAAACCCATGCACTCTCATGAGCCATTTCTGAGAAACAAGAGGGCAGTCTACTCTGTTTGGACAAATACTAAAGCACTGGGTTGAGGAGGCTTACTGTGGAATGGACAATAAAATAAGTTTACAAGAGCTTTTAGCAGCTTTAACAGTTAATTTTCTTTGCTGTCTATTTCAGATCTTAACACAGTCTTACATATTTATACAGAagaatcaaacaaaacaaaagttaacaTGAAATACAATATTAGGGTGTAAcagcatttaaaagaaatttgtTGAAGAGCTATtcttttttccagtgttttcaaAGCTGATTTGATTTGGCTGGAGGACCAGTCACCCAAACAAAAATGAACCCTCACTAAAATAAACATGTCTGGATCTTTCTTTGCAGGCACTTGGCAGGAGCTACTCCCTTTCCCCACCAGCCAGAGTACCATCCATGGGCCAGAAATCAGCTTCTGCTTCTTCCTCCCCCAAGCCTCTGGCTTGGGGCACTACAACTCTCCCAGCAAGGCAGACGTCCTGGCTAGAGAAGGGCCGCAAACCCCTCATGCCCTGGGAGGCCGCCTCCCGGCATCCCTTGGGTCTGGTGGATGAAGCCTTTGCTTTCCAGAACCTCCAGCAAAGC comes from Etheostoma spectabile isolate EspeVRDwgs_2016 chromosome 19, UIUC_Espe_1.0, whole genome shotgun sequence and encodes:
- the synpo2a gene encoding synaptopodin-2 isoform X1; amino-acid sequence: MGTGDYICATLRGGAPWGFTLREGEGDTYRPFLVSQVEQGGRAFLAGVREGDEVVSLNGEPCAYLTLSRAFALIDTSIDCLQLLVKRYCTTPKEDYESEETYCGERDSSGEALESTTIHIFSQKQKSQSPRKLYISESQDEASYGELDSNKEFPKGPQLLHTQLCVPSHGDRRGREPVFKENDKEARCCFSPGDMVELQVSLSEQTLDDVGCTSLGSAHGIEGELSNKEAIETIHTTTASHYVPCSVREPLGQRGVVLSSPLMLGHVEVILQQPAASGAGRGILSVGGPRVSGSVGSQSEGEEEGHCERVSGSSAVSFRAPSEEVTPAEEQDSDSEGDPDKPNKHRARHARLRRSESLSEKQVKEAKSKCKRIALLLTAARSNPNNKGVLMFKKHRQRAKKYTLVSYGTGEDEPEYSDEEYEENEDNKQETHTVEFTLVAPNASEIDKHFLTNAHSSKGVLTINWDKGLLEIERNLNNQAEMECLPDTKGKGAVMFAQRRQRMDEIAAEHEELRRQGIAVEGVQIADKKIEEHSYMQSRTEGHAYMDVNVHQQSQHQQQYQQYQEQQYYEQQQNYQQQQQQQYQQQQQYEQQLYQQQQMYQKQQEYHQEQQQMQHYSANINGTVQHEMQGSLNNRTAQPFSVENMATSPYSPAMSGVNQDSVGQGEQIASRDERISTPASRTGLLSDCRRRNAGKPMFTFKEAPKVSPNPALLNLLNRNDKKLGFESGPEEDYLSLGAEACNFLQSQRNKQKNPPPVAPKPVINPNSPPWFPPIEVSNQDMPQQAENSVSTPAVAPTTETTLAPELEPNPAPASEPSPPPAPQKALASATTEEQCPCTLPEPESQQQLLQVTAQENGHMNSILQPEPAPVTSWAQAQTQPQQQASNNSWHPAQVQPQEPPQSQSPPQPPWVTRHPTQTQALPQTPTNNWTPQIQPSWSQHQEQAQAQTHAQPSWNMRQEQPKSHPQAQPPWTHSHEQPNLQQMQPTWGQLQEPMQQQPQAPWAQPSQTEHQHQPPWVQPLQKSQVQPPWAQQVQPESQPQPPWVQQPQHQAPQQAWPQAQAPGQPQTSWVSVQPQQQPSNNAWPPSQTQVQPPWIQAAQAQPPAPPQAILNPWPPVPAQAQSQPSWAQHPSEHGQTPINSWAQEQNQAQQQPPWAQPVPPQPTPQPNWQQSTSKTPPQPPMNAWPPPQAQPQTPVDAWVPQSKPTPVNVSTSMVNTRPSPKPWHSPQNAPQNRTPPTPPQRMHSFTIGQRASSPINPMATVLNPSSQGSAFEMPAVRGKGADMFAKRQSRMEKFVVDSETVQANKASRSTSPVASLPNEWKYTPNVRAPPSRAYNPIQSPSYPPAATKQPPPSSPLTKAKTKAKEKQKPAPKPLSVVDVMKHQPYQLNSSLFTFGPATEAANPPEPKPDISPPNPPVENQTITYEQMAPIQPVGPYNVPSPQYPQQAYGMPMQPIMHDGHYQQNPANIYPHPNPYQQPPGGPYQQAYNQQFQQPLPPAYNPQAPQSPNPTYQQAPQAPYPPANSPPYLAAPSVPYQPQPPSSYVVPCFPVAARPESVSGGNTVAAPKPKFTAKKSSAQVWKPTAVDKE